Proteins from one Chaetodon auriga isolate fChaAug3 chromosome 19, fChaAug3.hap1, whole genome shotgun sequence genomic window:
- the btc gene encoding probetacellulin isoform X2 has product MAKVYRLYVGIVTADTADAGHFSKCPKEFTSYCVHGECRYIEEQQSPSCRCQRGYIGSRCEYLDLDWRIGEKQHIIIACVITGLVFLVVLIVFICICSHRRYRLCWRRRRRREEPRNGTEKLSMMDTSATQTRLTEDSTEPPHTNAV; this is encoded by the exons ATGGCCAAGGTGTACAGACTCTATGTAGGAATAGTAACAG CGGACACAGCAGATGCAGGCCACTTCTCGAAATGTCCTAAGGAATTCACCAGCTATTGTGTCCATGGGGAGTGTCGTTACATTGAAGAACAGCAATCACCGTCTTGCAG GTGTCAGCGGGGTTACATTGGCTCCAGGTGTGAATATCTGGACTTGGACTGGCGGATAGGAGAGAAACAACATATCATAATAGCCTGTGTCATCACAGGGCTCGTCTTCCTCGTTGTTCTCATTGTATTCATCTGCATTTGTTCACA CCGTAGATACAGACTGTGTTGGCGGAGGAGAAGACGGAGGGAGGAGCCGAGGAACGGGACAGAGAAGCTCAGCATGATGGACACCAGTGCAACACAAACACGCTTAACCGAAGACTCAACGGAGCCACCGCACACCAACGCTGTGtga
- the btc gene encoding probetacellulin isoform X1, with amino-acid sequence MAKVYRLYVGIVTALALCKYSLAEWNATDESANRTVSHCQHHGNRDNCTADTADAGHFSKCPKEFTSYCVHGECRYIEEQQSPSCRCQRGYIGSRCEYLDLDWRIGEKQHIIIACVITGLVFLVVLIVFICICSHRRYRLCWRRRRRREEPRNGTEKLSMMDTSATQTRLTEDSTEPPHTNAV; translated from the exons ATGGCCAAGGTGTACAGACTCTATGTAGGAATAGTAACAG ctctggccTTATGCAAATACTCCCTGGCAGAATGGAATGCCACAGACGAGTCTGCCAATCGGACTGTGTCCCACTGTCaacaccatggcaacagagacAATTGCACAG CGGACACAGCAGATGCAGGCCACTTCTCGAAATGTCCTAAGGAATTCACCAGCTATTGTGTCCATGGGGAGTGTCGTTACATTGAAGAACAGCAATCACCGTCTTGCAG GTGTCAGCGGGGTTACATTGGCTCCAGGTGTGAATATCTGGACTTGGACTGGCGGATAGGAGAGAAACAACATATCATAATAGCCTGTGTCATCACAGGGCTCGTCTTCCTCGTTGTTCTCATTGTATTCATCTGCATTTGTTCACA CCGTAGATACAGACTGTGTTGGCGGAGGAGAAGACGGAGGGAGGAGCCGAGGAACGGGACAGAGAAGCTCAGCATGATGGACACCAGTGCAACACAAACACGCTTAACCGAAGACTCAACGGAGCCACCGCACACCAACGCTGTGtga
- the gng10 gene encoding guanine nucleotide-binding protein G(I)/G(S)/G(O) subunit gamma-10 — translation MTSNSNLSNMRRLVEQLKLEASVERIKVSQAAAELQQYCLQNAGKDALLVGVPTGSNPFREPRSCAVV, via the exons ATGACGTCTAATTCCAATTTATCCAACATGCGACGGCTGGTGGAACAACTGAAGCTTGAGGCCAGCGTGGAAAGAATCAag GTGTCCCAGGCGGCTGCAGAGCTCCAGCAGTACTGTCTGCAGAACGCAGGCAAAGACGCCCTGCTGGTCGGAGTCCCCACAGGCAGCAACCCCTTCAGAGAGCCACGCTCCTGCGCTGTAGTGTGA
- the nxnl2 gene encoding nucleoredoxin-like protein 2 produces MVEVFTGRTLLNKDGEFVEPEEALRNKVVGIYFSAGWCPPCRDFTPILCDFYTELVEESDPPAQFEIVFVSSDKSSDDMVEYYHDMHGDWLALPWTDDYKHELRQRYKITAVPKLVIVKENGDVITDKGRKQIRDRGLACFRTWLDAAEIFQNFKG; encoded by the exons ATGGTGGAGGTGTTCACCGGGCGGACGCTCCTCAACAAAGACGGGGAGTTCGTCGAGCCCGAGGAGGCGTTGAGGAACAAAGTGGTGGGGATCTACTTTTCGGCAGGATGGTGTCCGCCCTGTCGAGACTTCACCCCCATCCTGTGTGATTTCTACacggagctggtggaggagagcgACCCTCCCGCGCAGTTTGAAATAGTTTTCGTCTCCTCCGACAAGTCGTCCGACGACATGGTGGAATATTACCACGACATGCACGGAGACTGGCTGGCTCTGCCCTGGACGGACGACTACAAGCA tgAGTTGAGGCAGCGCTACAAGATCACAGCGGTGCCCAAACTGGTGATCGTGAAGGAGAACGGCGACGTGATCACAGACAAGGGCAGGAAGCAGATCAGAGACCGAGGCCTGGCCTGCTTCAGGACCTGGCTGGACGCTGCAGAGATCTTTCAGAACTTTAAGGGTTAG